GACGCTCCCTCGGTGAGCGCGGCGGCCACGGCGGCGGTCATCGAATCACCGGCCCCGCGCGAGTCCATCGGGTGCAGCGGCGGCGCTTCCACCTCGAACAGTTCCCCTTCCAGCAGTGCCAGAGCCGGATCGGCGGCCCGCGAGACGACCACCGACGCGTCACCGGCCCGCCTGCTCAGTTCCCGCATCGCCGAGATCAGCGCGGTGGGGTCGTCGCTGTCCGCCAGTCCGTCGTCGAGCAGTTCCTCGTGGCTGACCTTGATGAACTGCGGCTTGCCCTCGACCGCCGCGGCCAGCAGTTCGCCGGAGAGGTCGACCACCAGCAGGCAGCCGTTGGCACGCAGATCGGTGGCGAGCCTGCGGTAGATGTCGGCGGGCACCGGCTGCCCGGTGGACGGCCCGCTGAGCGTGACCGTGGTCGACCGCAGCCCCTCCACGAGCGTTTTCTCGTACAGCCCGTCCAGTTCGTGCCGCGACAGCGGTTCGCCGGGTGCTTCGACGATGGGATCGCGGCGGTCGTCACGGCGGTCGTGGACGTAACCGCCGTTGCGGGAGTGGGCCTCCTCCGAGACCAGTTCGATGCCCTCGCCGGGGATCAGGTGCTTGAGCAGATCGCCGGTTTCCCCGCCCAGCGCCGCGCAGAGCACCGCGGGCACGCCGAGCGAGACGATCATGCGTGCCTGCCACACGCCCTGGCCGCCGGCGTGCAGGTGCATTTCGGGAATGCCGTCCAGTTCCTCGATGGTCACCGTCAACTGCGGGGACGGGGCGAAAACCGTGACGCGTCGCAGGGGTCTCAAGGGGGTGTCCTCTCCGGCCGGAACGACTCGCCAACGGCTACCCGCCGGGGCACCGGGCGAAACCGGCTTACCGGGCGTGCTCGGCCCGGCCCGTCTCGATCTCGGCCAGCGCGTCGATCAGCGTGGGGTGGACCGGCAGCAGGCCGCTGACGCCGAGCGCTTCGAGCGTGCGGTTCACCACCGAACCCCAGGTGACCACCGCCCAGGACACCCCGCACCGGGTGGTGGCGCGCGCGGTGTCCAGCAGCACCTCCAGGCCCGCCACCCCGAGAAAGCCGAGCCCGCGCAGGTCCAGCACGAAGTCCTGGCGGTCGGCGAGCAGTTCGGCGAGCACGTCCTCGAGTGCGGGCGCGCCGAGCCGGTCCAGGTCGCCGGTCAGCACCGCGATGACCACCCCGTCCGGGTGCCCGCGGAGGTGGATCGAGACGTCACCGGCCGTGCGCAAGGGTTCGTCTCCCGCCTGGAGCCTTACCTTGCCGCCGACGGTAGGCCGGTGCCCGGCCACCCACAAGCCGGGTGGCCGGTGAGCGTCCGAAATGGAGCTTGGGCGTTGTCCTAGTACTCCTCGTCGAGGCCCGCGGGTTCCCGTTGATCCGCCGCGTCGGCGGGATCCGCCTCCAGCGGTACCTCGGTCCCGGCGGGCTCGTCCTGGGTGTCCGGCACGGCAGGCCGCGACTGCTCCAGCGCGTCCGCCTCGGGCTTGTCGAATGCGTCGTCGGGAGTGCTCATCGGCCTGATTCCTTTCAGCGGCTTCTTTTCAGCGGCTTTTTCAGTGACGCAGGATGGCGCCGAAGCCCTCGGCGAGATCCAGTCGTTCGTCGAACACCACGATCCCGGCGCCGACGGAGAGCGCCGCCACCGGAAGCGCTTCGTCCGCGCGGCGTTCGGTACCCGTGCCGCCGCCGGACGCGGCGAGTTCACCGGTGCTCACGGCCACCTGCGCCGGCTCCTCGCCGACCGCCACGGTGGCGTCGCCCGGTTCGGTCACCAGCAAGGTTTCCACGTTGCCCTCGCGCAGTGCGGTGGTCACGCCCTCCAGGCCGGACACGGCGAGCCCCGGCGCGCGGCCGAGTTCGGCGCGGTAGCGTTCGGCGACCCGGTCGAGCCGCGCCAGCCTGCGCCCGGTGAGCAGTTCACCGATCGCGGCGTCGAGCTGTGCCTCGGTCGCGGAATCGGCGCGGGCCCCGGCGGTCACCTCGGTGGCGATCTCCTTGGCCGGCTTGGGCAGCAGCTCCCGAAGTTCGCGCCTGGCCTGCACCTCACCGGCGAGCACGATCAGCTCGGCGCCGGACTCGGCGGCCAGCTTCGCCGTGCGCTCGGCGACCTGGTCGAGGTTGCGGTGCACGTTCTCCTCGACGCGTGCCTGGATGTCGCGGTGGGCTTCGGCGCCGCCGCGCACCTTGTGCACGGGGTGGTCCTCACCGTCCACGCGGGT
The genomic region above belongs to Amycolatopsis sp. YIM 10 and contains:
- a CDS encoding Vms1/Ankzf1 family peptidyl-tRNA hydrolase, which produces MIIRTREERPLDTTTLRELAGSGGPYASVYFEDSHDTEDAAKQLELKRRDIREQLAGKGAGDATVEAVDRAIRDGRPPIGRSGRAVLAAHGRVLLDEGLAEPPGAAEVRFSELPHLVPLLAHSAVGTPHLVVIADRAGADITSVDAKGRRQSVTRVDGEDHPVHKVRGGAEAHRDIQARVEENVHRNLDQVAERTAKLAAESGAELIVLAGEVQARRELRELLPKPAKEIATEVTAGARADSATEAQLDAAIGELLTGRRLARLDRVAERYRAELGRAPGLAVSGLEGVTTALREGNVETLLVTEPGDATVAVGEEPAQVAVSTGELAASGGGTGTERRADEALPVAALSVGAGIVVFDERLDLAEGFGAILRH
- a CDS encoding 1-phosphofructokinase family hexose kinase — encoded protein: MRPLRRVTVFAPSPQLTVTIEELDGIPEMHLHAGGQGVWQARMIVSLGVPAVLCAALGGETGDLLKHLIPGEGIELVSEEAHSRNGGYVHDRRDDRRDPIVEAPGEPLSRHELDGLYEKTLVEGLRSTTVTLSGPSTGQPVPADIYRRLATDLRANGCLLVVDLSGELLAAAVEGKPQFIKVSHEELLDDGLADSDDPTALISAMRELSRRAGDASVVVSRAADPALALLEGELFEVEAPPLHPMDSRGAGDSMTAAVAAALTEGASQLDAVRLGAAAGALNVTRRGLATGGGDSVRAVAERVEVRRLKDDGEAG
- a CDS encoding STAS domain-containing protein gives rise to the protein MRTAGDVSIHLRGHPDGVVIAVLTGDLDRLGAPALEDVLAELLADRQDFVLDLRGLGFLGVAGLEVLLDTARATTRCGVSWAVVTWGSVVNRTLEALGVSGLLPVHPTLIDALAEIETGRAEHAR